The DNA segment GCCCGGGTAGTCGTAGTCTTCGAGGTCGGGCAGGGCATCGCCACGGTTTTCGCTTTCCAGGGTCAGGCGCGGTTTTTCGAAATCGTAATCGCGGCGCGTGGTGCGACTGGTGCGGGTTTCCAAACGCAGGTCGAAGCGCTTGATCACCGGGTTGCTGGCGACCATGCCGGAGTCTTGCTGATAGGCCACAGGCTTGAGTTTCGGGAACACCGTCTGGTCATCGCCGAACACCAGTTTGTGCGCCGTGGCGCTGTGCTGGAAGTGGTAGTGAATGCCTTCTTCCTCGCACAGGCGCTGAATGAAATGCAGGTCCGATTCGTCGTACTGCACGCAGTAGATGCGTTCGGGATAGATCGAGCCGGTCTTGAATTCGTAGGCATTGCTCTGGATGCCGTGCTCTTCAAGGACCATGCCGATGATTTTCGGCACGCTGAGGTTCTGGAAGATGCGCTGGTTGATGCGGTGCGCGAGGTAGGACAGTTGCGGGCGCAAGGTCACCGAATAACGGGTCAGGCGCTTGCCGGAATCGCCTTGCGCGGCGCGGTAGATCTGGCCATGAATGCCGCTGCCGTCGGGCGACAGCTGCAGGAAGGCCGGTTTGTGCAGCAGGGTTTCGAGGTCCAGCGACGGCTGCTCACTGACCAGCTCCACCTCGAAGACAAAAGGCTGGCTGATGGCTTCCCGACCGGTGAGGGTAAACACCTGGAAATCAGCGGAAAGACCTTCGATGGTCAGGGCAAAGTGGGTTTCATTGGCCGGCGCGAACATCCCTTGTTCCTCGTGCTGTACAGCGGCGCTCGTCGACGCCCGCAAAAGCGGGTCAACGTACGCGAAATTCTGGAGGGGCGTAAACAACATCGACCAGCAGAGCTGGCCGATGCTTGTAACGATCAGCCGTAATTAAACGACTGGAGCACGCCAGTCATCGGAACCCGAAGTACCGGATACTTCGTGGGTCCAGGTGATTTTGCGGTAGGTGAACTGCACTTCTTCCAGGTGGGTGAAGTGCGCGTTGCCTGGATCCTGGCAGTTGTGCATTTTGTTGTTGATGGCGACGATGATCGCGTCTTCCAGTTTGGTGGTGTAGTAGTGCTCTTGGGTGCCTTGCGCCGAAGTGCGGTACCACTGGATAACGATTTCGCTCATGCGCTCGCCGGAAGTCAGTGCTGCTTGCAGCAGTGGCGAAGCCTTGTCGTAGACCTTGGTGATCACAACTGGCTTGTGAACGCGCTGACCGGTTGGCTGACCGGATTGCGGGTCACGCGGGATGATCACGTCGTGGGTGAAAGCCTGAACCATGACCTGGTCTTCGTGGCCTTCCTGGTAGGTGTTGCCTACGGAGTCAGCGGTGAATGCGCCTGCAGTGATCAGGCCTTGTTTTTCGCCGGTAACCGACATGTACGCTGGTGTTGCCATGGGGTGCTCTCCTTGCGGATAAATTTAAGGTGCCCGGGAGGCGAAATCGCCCGGTGGGTGCCTGACTGTTATCAAGGAGCGTGCCAGGTTTAGTGGGGCGCCCGGTTGGCGGGAGCGGAGCGGTGGTTGGGGATCACTCGAGGCGGTTTTCAGCGTGAAAACAACAAGAAAGTGCGCAAGAAGTTGCGCAGTACTGCGCAACTTCTTGCGCACTTGGCTGCAGGCCTTGTTCGGCGTGGTCTGCAGAGGATTTGCCCCGTGAAATATTACGACCAACTGCGCAACTTCTTGCGCAGTTGGTGTTTTTTCGGGACCGCGGTGCCTGCTTCGCGAGCAGGCTCACCCCTACAGAGGATTTGTGTAAGGCCCCGGCGCTTGCGTCCACCGCGTAACCTGTCGGAGCGAGCTCGCTCGACAAGGCGTCAGCTCAGGCACAACATTGGTGACTGACCCACCGCTATCGCGAGCAGGCTCACTCCTACAGGGGATTTGTGTGTTGCTCCGGAGCTTGCGTCCACCGCGAAACCTGTGGGAGCGAGCTTGCTCGCGAAGGCGTCTGTTCGGGCAAAACATTGGCGACTGACCCACCGCTATCGCGAGCAGGCTCACTCCTACAGGGGATTTGTGTTTTGCTCCGGCGCTTGCGTCCACCGCGAAACCTGTGGGAGCGAGCCTGCTCGCGAAGGCGGCAGTTCAGGCAAAACATTGGTGACTGACCCACCGCTATCGCGAGCAGGCTCACTCCTACAGAGGATTTGTGTGTTGCTCCGGCGCTTGCGTCCACCGCGAAACCTGTGGGAGCGAGCTTGCTCGCGAAGGCTGCAGTTCAGGCAAAACATTGGTGACTGACCCACCGCTACCGCCAGCAGGCTGGCTCCCACAGGGTTGGTGGTTGGCCTTGAGTTCGAGCGAGCCGCAGGGGCGCGGCAGATGAGGGTTAAAAAGCGTCTTATAAATGAAACAGCGCGCTCGGCTATACTCCCCGCATTTCGATCAGGCACCGAGGAATCACTGTGAAGAACTGGACGTTGCGCCAACGCATTTTGGCGAGCTTTGCGGTGATTATCGCCATCATGCTGATGATGGTGGTGCTCTCTTATTCACGGCTGTTGAAGATTGAGGCCAGTGAAAACAGCGTGCGCGACGATGCCATTCCGGGTGTTTACTACAGCTCGATGATTCGCGGCGCGTGGGTCGACAGTTATTTGCAGACCCAGGAGTTGCTGGGCCTTAAGGAAGGCCAAGGCATTTCCAACGAAGACGCCGCCGACTACAAGGCCTTCGAAACTCGCCTGCAAGAGCAGATGGCCAACTATCGCAAGACCATGGCAACCGATGAGGACCGCTCGGAGTTCGCCCTGTTCGAGAAATACCACGACGCCTACATCCAGATTCAAGATGCCGTGCTCGACCTGCACAAACGCAACCTTGAGGCTGACGCGATCAAGCTGTTCACCGAAAAGCTGACCCCGGCCTGGTACACCGGGCGCATGAAACTCAATGACATCATCGGCGAAAACAAGGTCGTCGCGGATACGGCCATGGCCAATATCGATGACGCCGTGGCCGCCGCCAAAGTCAGCATGATCATTTCCTTGCTGGTCGCCGTGCTGGCCGCCGGCCTGTGCGGTCTGTTGCTGATGCGCGCGATCATGGCGCCGATGAACCGCATCGTCACGATCCTCGACATCATGCGCACCGGTGACCTCAGTTCGCGCCTCAACCTTGATCGCAAAGACGAGTTCGGCGCGGTCGAAACCGGCTTCAACGACATGATGACCGAGCTGACCGCGCTGGTTTCCCAGGCCCAGCGTTCATCGGTGCAGGTGACCACCTCGGTGACCGAGATCGCGGCCACCTCCAAGCAACAGCAAGCCACCGCCACCGAAACCGCCGCGACCACCACCGAGATCGGCGCGACCTCGCGCGAGATTGCCGCCACTTCGCGAGATCTGGTGCGCACGATGACCGAAGTGTCGACTGCGGCCGATCAGGCCTCGGTGCTTGCCGGCTCCGGCCAGCAAGGCCTGGCGCGCATGGAAGACACCATGCACTCGGTGATGGGCGCCGCCGATCTGGTCAACGCCAAACTGGCGATCCTCAACGAGAAGGCTGGCAACATCAATCAGGTGGTCGTCACTATCGTCAAAGTTGCCGATCAGACCAATCTGCTGTCGCTCAACGCTGCCATCGAAGCCGAGAAGGCAGGTGAATACGGGCGTGGGTTTGCCGTGGTCGCCACCGAAGTACGGCGTCTGGCCGACCAGACCGCTGTCGCCACTTACGACATTGAACAAATGGTGCGCGAGATCCAGTCGGCGGTGTCGGCCGGGGTGATGGGCATGGACAAATTCTCTGAAGAAGTGCGTCGCGGCATGTCCGAGGTGCAGCAGGTTGGCGAGCAGTTGTCGCAGATCATTCATCAGGTGCAGGCGCTGGCGCCGCGGGTGTTGATGGTCAACGAAGGCATGCAGGCCCAGGCCACCGGCGCCGAGCAGATCAACCATGCGCTGGTGCAGTTGGGCGACGCCAGCAGCCAGACCGTCGAGTCGCTGCGCCAGGCCAGTTTCGCCATCGACGAACTGAGCCAGGTGGCCGTCGGGCTGCGCAGCGGCGTTTCGCGATTCAAAGTCTGATGAACGAAGTCATCGCCAAGCGCGGTGTTACGCCAGTGACGAAACCGGCATTGTTTCTACTGTTTCGCATCGGCAGCGAGCGTTACGCCCTGCGCGCCACCGAAGTAGTGGAAGTATTGGCGCGAGCGGCGTTGAAGCCGATTGCCCGGGCGCCGCAGTGGGTCGCCGGAGTGTTTGCCTATCGCGGTGCGGTGGTGCCGGTCATCGACCTCAGCGCCTTGACTTTCGGCCAGCCTGCCGAGGCGCGCACCAGTACGCGGCTGGTGCTGGTCAACTATCGCCCGGATGACGCCGAGTCCACGCAGTGGCTCGGGCTGATTCTCGAGCAGGCCACCGATACCCTACGTTGCCATCCTGAAGATTTTCAGCCTTACGGCCTCGATAACCGCGAGGCGCCATACCTTGGTCCAGTGCGCGAAGACGCCCACGGGCTGGTGCAGTGGGTGCGGGTCAATGACTTGCTCGACGAGTCGGTGCGCGCCTTGCTGTTTCCCGATCCGCCGCGCGACCCGGCGCAGCTTGAGGCGCAGGCATGAGCGCTGATCAGCGGTTTTTCGACTTTCTCAAAGAGCGCATCGGCCTCGATGTAACGTCGGTCGGCCCGGCGATCATCGAGCGTGCTGTGCGTCAGCGCACCACGCTTTCGCAGGCGGCTGATAGCGATGATTACTGGCGATTGCTGCAAGGCTCGCGGGATGAGCAGCAGGCGCTGATCGAAGCGGTGATCGTGCCGGAGACATGGTTTTTCCGTTATCCGGAATCCTTTGCCACGCTGGGCAAACTGGCGCGCACCCGGCTTAAAGAACTGAACAACATGCGCGCGCTGCGCATCCTCAGCCTGCCGTGCTCCACCGGTGAGGAACCCTATTCGATTGCCATGGCCCTGCTCGATGCCGGATTGCAGCCGCATCAATTCAAGGTCGATGGCATGGACGTCAGCCCGCTCTCGGTAGAGAAGGCGCGGCGTGCCTTGTACGGCAAGAATTCGTTTCGCGGCCAGGATCTGGATTTCCGCGAACGGCATTTTTTCGTCGAGCAGGATGGCCATCGGGTCAACGAAAACGTGCGTGAACAGGTGCGCTTGCAGGTCGGCAACGTGCTCGATCCAGCGCTCTTGGCCAGTGAGCCAGCCTTCGATTTCGTGTTCTGCCGCAACCTGCTGATCTACTTCGACCAGCCGACCCAGAAGCAGGTGTTCGAAGTGCTCAAGCGCCTGACGCATTTCGACGGCGTGCTGTTTATCGGCCCCGCCGAGGGCAGCCTGCTCGGGCGCCTGGGCATGCGCTCGATCGGCATTCCCCAGTCGTTCGCGTTCAGCCGTCACAGCGAACCGCATCCCGAGCCGTTGCCGACGCCGAAACCGATCACCGTACCGATCAGCCAAGCGCTGCGCAATCCGCCGCCAGCGCCGGTTGTGCGCAATCGCCCGTTTGCGGCCGTGACGCCATTGCCGACCGTTCCGAAAGCCGCGAATGAGGACGCCGCGACCTTGCTGGCGCACATCGCTGCGCTGGCCAACGAAGGCAAAAGTGCCGAAGCGCGCGCCGCTTGCGAACAGTACCTGCGCAACCATGAGCCGGTGGCGCAGGTGTTTTATTGGCTCGGCCTGCTCAGCGATGTCGCCGGCCTGACCCTCGAAGCCCAGGGTTTCTATCGCAAGGCGTTGTACCTCGAACCGCAACACCCCGAAGCGTTGATGCACCTGGCGGCGTTGCTGCAGGCCCAGGGCGACACGGCGGGTGCCCGACGATTGCAGGAGCGTGCCGCCCGCAGCGGCCGCACCGCCGACAGTGAGCGCAAACGATGATCGCGTCCGACACTTTCAACGTCACCCACGAAGACGCCCGCGCCATTGACGATTGCTGGAATCGCATCGGCATTCATGGCGACAAGTCCTGCCCGCTGCTCGAAGAACACATTCATTGCCGCAATTGCTCAGTGTATTCCGCCGCGGCCACGCGACTGCTCGACCGTTATGCCTTGCAGCAGGACGATCGCGACCCGGTGGCCAGCGCCGTGGAGACGGACGTAAAAACCCGCTCGCTGCTGATGTTCCGCCTCGGCGAAGAATGGCTGGGGCTGGCCACGCGCAGCTTGGTGGAAGTCGCGCCGATGCAGGCGATTCACTCGCTGCCGCATCAGCGCTCGCGAGCGCTGCTGGGCGTGGCCAACGTGCGTGGCGCTCTGGTCGCGTGCCTGTCGCTGGTCGAATTGCTCGATCTGGACGCCAATGCGGCGCCGACCACTGGCGCGCGAATCATGCCGCGCATGCTGATCATCGCCGCTCATGGCGGGCCGGTGGTGGTGCCGGTGGACGAGGTCGACGGCATTCATGCCATTGACGAGCGCATTCTTGCGGCCGCCTCGCAATCCGCTGCGCAGGCCAGTGCGAAATATACTCGCGGTGTTTTGCAATATCGCGGTCGCAGCTTGCGTTGGCTCGACGAAGAACAGCTGTTGTCCGCCGTGACCCGGAGCCTGACATGACCCCCGAGCAAATGCGCGACGCCTCGCTGCTCGAGCTGTTCAGCCTCGAAGCCGAGGCCCAGACCCAGGTCCTCAGCGCTGGGCTGCTGGCGCTGGAACGCAATCCGACGCAAGCCGATTACCTCGAATCGTGCATGCGCGCGGCGCACTCGCTCAAAGGCGCAGCGCGGATCGTCGGCATCGACAGCGGCGTCAGCGTCGCCCATGTCATGGAAGATTGCCTGGTCAGCGCGCAGGAAGGGCGCCTGCTGCTGCGCCCCGAGCATATCGACGCGTTGTTGCAGGGCACTGATTTGCTCATGCGCATCGCCACGCCGGCGAACGCGCCGCAACCGCCGGACATCGAGGCTTATGTAGGGTTGATGGCGCGGTTGCTCGATCCGTCGGCAGCCCCGGTCGCCGTGCCGCCGATGGCCGAGCTGCAACTCGAGCCCGCACCAGTGCCGGTGCCAGCTATGGAGGCGCCTGTCGAAGCTGCCGAGCCGGCACCGCGCAAAAGCAAGCGCACCACTGAGGGTGGCGAGCGCGTCTTGCGAGTGACCGCCGAACGCCTGAACAGCCTGCTCGATCTATCGAGCAAATCACTGGTGGAAACCCAGCGCCTCAAGCCGCATCTGGCGACCATGCAACGCCTCAAGCGCATGCAGAACAACGGCCTGCGCGCGCTGGAAAACCTCAACGTGCACCTCAAGGAACACGCCTTGAGCCTCGAGGCGCTGGAAGCCCTCGAAGACGCGCGCCGTTTGCTCGCCGAATCGCAACAACTGCTCAGCGAGAAAAACGCCGAACTCGATGAATTTGCCTGGCAGGCCAGCCAACGTGCGCAGGTGCTCTACGACACCGCGCTGGCCTGTCGCATGCGCCCCTTCGCCGATGTTCTCAGCGGGCAGGTACGCATGGTCCGTGATCTGGGGCGCAGCCTCGGCAAACAGGTGCGCCTGGAGATCGAGGGCGAGAAAACTCAGGTCGACCGCGACGTGCTGGAAAAACTCGAAGCGCCGCTGACGCATTTGTTGCGCAACGCGGTTGATCACGGCATCGAAACGCCTGAACAGCGCCTGCTTCAAGGCAAGCCGGAAGAAGGTCTGATTCGCCTGCGCGCCTCGCATCAGGCCGGTTTGCTGGTGCTGGAACTGAGTGACGACGGCAGCGGTGTCGACCTGGAAAAAGTCCGCCGCAGCATCGTCGAACGGCAGTTATCCCCAGCCGAAACCGCCGCGCAGCTCAGCGAAGAAGAGCTGCTGACCTTCCTGTTCCTGCCCGGCTTCAGTCTGCGCGACAAGGTCACCGAAGTGTCCGGTCGTGGCGTCGGACTTGACGCCGTTCAGCACATGGTTCGCCAGTTGCGTGGCGCCGTGGTACTGGAGCAGACGGCGGGCGAGGGTAGTCGCTTCCATCTGGAAGTGCCGTTGACGCTGTCGGTGGTGCGCAGTCTGGTGGTGGCCGTCGGTGAAGAGGCTTATGCCTTTCCGCTGGCGCACATCGAACGCATGTGCGATCTGGCGCCGGAAGACATCGTTCAGGTCGAAGGCCGCCAGCATTTCTGGCACGAAGGCCAGCATGTCGGGCTGGTCGCAGCCAGTCAGTTGCTCAATCGCCCGGCCAGCCAGAACAGCGGCGAAACCCTCAAGGTCGTGGTGATTCGCGAGCGCGATGCGATTTACGGTGTGGCGGTCGAGCGTTTCATCGGCGAGCGCACCCTGGTGGTGTTGCCGCTGGATGAGCGGCTGGGCAAGATTCAGGATATCTCTGCCGGCGCCTTGCTCGATGACGGTTCAGTGGTGCTGATCGTCGACGTCGAAGACATGCTGCGCTCGGTCGACAAACTGCTCAACACCGGGCGCCTGGAACGAATTGCCCGCCACGGTAATCAAGCCGCGGAAGCGGCGCGCAAACGGGTGCTGGTGGTGGACGATTCGCTGACCGTGCGCGAACTGCAACGCAAACTCTTGCTCAATCGTGGTTACGACGTTGCGGTAGCGGTCGACGGCATGGACGGTTGGAATGCCCTGCGTTCCGAGGACTTCGACCTGCTGATCACCGACATCGACATGCCGCGCATGGACGGCATCGAACTGGTTAGCCTGCTGCGCCGCGACAACCGTCTGCAATCGCTGCCGGTGATGGTCGTCTCGTACAAGGATCGCGAAGAAGACCGGCGCCGTGGACTGGACGCCGGCGCCGACTATTATCTAGCCAAAGCCAGTTTTCATGACGACGCCCTGCTCGACGCAGTGGTCGAGCTCATCGGGGGAGCGCGGGCATGAGGATCGCAATCGTCAATGACATGCCGCTGGCGGTGGAGGCGCTGCGCCGGGCGCTGGCCTTCGAGCCGGCGCATCAGGTGGTCTGGGTGGCCCGCAACGGCGCCGAGGCGGTGCAACTGTGCGCCGAAAACACTCCGGACCTGATCCTGATGGACCTGATCATGCCGGTGATGGACGGTGTTGAAGCGACGCGTCGGATCATGGCCGAAACCCCTTGCGCCATCGTCATCGTCACCGTTGACCGCCAGCAGAACGTACACCGGGTCTTCGAAGCCATGGGCCACGGCGCGCTGGATGTGGTCGACACCCCAGCCGTTGGCGGCAGCAACCCGCAGGAAGCGGCGGCGCCGTTGCTGCGCAAGATCCTCAATATCGGCTGGCTGATCGGCGACAAGGCGCCACGCGCGCGGCCGGCGCCGACGACCCAGCGCAGTTCGGCCTCACGTCAGCGCCTGGTGGCGATTGGTTCGTCTGCTGGCGGCCCGGCAGCGCTGGAGGTTCTGCTCAAAGGTTTGCCCAAGGATTTCTCGGCTGCGATCGTGCTGGTTCAGCATGTCGATCAGGTGTTCGCCGCCGGCATGGCCGAATGGCTGGCCGGTGCCAGTGGCCTGGATGTGCGTCTGGCTCGCGAAGGCGAGCCGCCACAAAGCGGCGCGGTGCTGCTGGCCGGGACCAATCACCATATTCGCTTGCTCAAGAACGGCACGCTGGCCTACACCGCCGAACCGGTCAACGAAATCTACCGCCCCTCGATCGACGTGTTTTTCGAAAGCGTCGCCAATTACTGGAACGGTGACGCCGTCGGGGTTTTATTGACCGGGATGGGGCGCGACGGCGCGCAAGGGCTTAAGCTCATGCGCCAACAGGGTTATTTGACCATCGCCCAGGACCAGAACAGCAGTGCGGTGTACGGCATGCCCAAGGCCGCCGCGGCCATCGATGCTGCCGTGGAAATCCGTCCACTGGAAAGAATAGCGCCACGGTTGCTGGAGATTTTCCCCAAATGAACAGGTATATCCGCAATCCTGGCCCCCGCAGCACTCAGGTGACCGCCCATGAATGATTTACAGATCGACGACATCAAAACCGACGAAAACGCCGCCATGGTGTTGTTGGTGGACGATCAGGCGATGATCGGCGAAGCGGTGCGCCGTGGGCTGTCGAGCGAAGAAAACATCGACTTCCATTTCTGCTCCGATCCGCAGCAAGCCATCGCCCAGGCCGTGCGCATCAAGCCGAC comes from the Pseudomonas granadensis genome and includes:
- a CDS encoding chemotaxis protein CheW codes for the protein MNEVIAKRGVTPVTKPALFLLFRIGSERYALRATEVVEVLARAALKPIARAPQWVAGVFAYRGAVVPVIDLSALTFGQPAEARTSTRLVLVNYRPDDAESTQWLGLILEQATDTLRCHPEDFQPYGLDNREAPYLGPVREDAHGLVQWVRVNDLLDESVRALLFPDPPRDPAQLEAQA
- a CDS encoding chemotaxis protein CheW, giving the protein MIASDTFNVTHEDARAIDDCWNRIGIHGDKSCPLLEEHIHCRNCSVYSAAATRLLDRYALQQDDRDPVASAVETDVKTRSLLMFRLGEEWLGLATRSLVEVAPMQAIHSLPHQRSRALLGVANVRGALVACLSLVELLDLDANAAPTTGARIMPRMLIIAAHGGPVVVPVDEVDGIHAIDERILAAASQSAAQASAKYTRGVLQYRGRSLRWLDEEQLLSAVTRSLT
- the cheB gene encoding chemotaxis response regulator protein-glutamate methylesterase, whose protein sequence is MRIAIVNDMPLAVEALRRALAFEPAHQVVWVARNGAEAVQLCAENTPDLILMDLIMPVMDGVEATRRIMAETPCAIVIVTVDRQQNVHRVFEAMGHGALDVVDTPAVGGSNPQEAAAPLLRKILNIGWLIGDKAPRARPAPTTQRSSASRQRLVAIGSSAGGPAALEVLLKGLPKDFSAAIVLVQHVDQVFAAGMAEWLAGASGLDVRLAREGEPPQSGAVLLAGTNHHIRLLKNGTLAYTAEPVNEIYRPSIDVFFESVANYWNGDAVGVLLTGMGRDGAQGLKLMRQQGYLTIAQDQNSSAVYGMPKAAAAIDAAVEIRPLERIAPRLLEIFPK
- a CDS encoding Hcp family type VI secretion system effector, whose protein sequence is MATPAYMSVTGEKQGLITAGAFTADSVGNTYQEGHEDQVMVQAFTHDVIIPRDPQSGQPTGQRVHKPVVITKVYDKASPLLQAALTSGERMSEIVIQWYRTSAQGTQEHYYTTKLEDAIIVAINNKMHNCQDPGNAHFTHLEEVQFTYRKITWTHEVSGTSGSDDWRAPVV
- a CDS encoding methyl-accepting chemotaxis protein; protein product: MKNWTLRQRILASFAVIIAIMLMMVVLSYSRLLKIEASENSVRDDAIPGVYYSSMIRGAWVDSYLQTQELLGLKEGQGISNEDAADYKAFETRLQEQMANYRKTMATDEDRSEFALFEKYHDAYIQIQDAVLDLHKRNLEADAIKLFTEKLTPAWYTGRMKLNDIIGENKVVADTAMANIDDAVAAAKVSMIISLLVAVLAAGLCGLLLMRAIMAPMNRIVTILDIMRTGDLSSRLNLDRKDEFGAVETGFNDMMTELTALVSQAQRSSVQVTTSVTEIAATSKQQQATATETAATTTEIGATSREIAATSRDLVRTMTEVSTAADQASVLAGSGQQGLARMEDTMHSVMGAADLVNAKLAILNEKAGNINQVVVTIVKVADQTNLLSLNAAIEAEKAGEYGRGFAVVATEVRRLADQTAVATYDIEQMVREIQSAVSAGVMGMDKFSEEVRRGMSEVQQVGEQLSQIIHQVQALAPRVLMVNEGMQAQATGAEQINHALVQLGDASSQTVESLRQASFAIDELSQVAVGLRSGVSRFKV
- a CDS encoding hybrid sensor histidine kinase/response regulator; protein product: MTPEQMRDASLLELFSLEAEAQTQVLSAGLLALERNPTQADYLESCMRAAHSLKGAARIVGIDSGVSVAHVMEDCLVSAQEGRLLLRPEHIDALLQGTDLLMRIATPANAPQPPDIEAYVGLMARLLDPSAAPVAVPPMAELQLEPAPVPVPAMEAPVEAAEPAPRKSKRTTEGGERVLRVTAERLNSLLDLSSKSLVETQRLKPHLATMQRLKRMQNNGLRALENLNVHLKEHALSLEALEALEDARRLLAESQQLLSEKNAELDEFAWQASQRAQVLYDTALACRMRPFADVLSGQVRMVRDLGRSLGKQVRLEIEGEKTQVDRDVLEKLEAPLTHLLRNAVDHGIETPEQRLLQGKPEEGLIRLRASHQAGLLVLELSDDGSGVDLEKVRRSIVERQLSPAETAAQLSEEELLTFLFLPGFSLRDKVTEVSGRGVGLDAVQHMVRQLRGAVVLEQTAGEGSRFHLEVPLTLSVVRSLVVAVGEEAYAFPLAHIERMCDLAPEDIVQVEGRQHFWHEGQHVGLVAASQLLNRPASQNSGETLKVVVIRERDAIYGVAVERFIGERTLVVLPLDERLGKIQDISAGALLDDGSVVLIVDVEDMLRSVDKLLNTGRLERIARHGNQAAEAARKRVLVVDDSLTVRELQRKLLLNRGYDVAVAVDGMDGWNALRSEDFDLLITDIDMPRMDGIELVSLLRRDNRLQSLPVMVVSYKDREEDRRRGLDAGADYYLAKASFHDDALLDAVVELIGGARA
- a CDS encoding CheR family methyltransferase, which gives rise to MSADQRFFDFLKERIGLDVTSVGPAIIERAVRQRTTLSQAADSDDYWRLLQGSRDEQQALIEAVIVPETWFFRYPESFATLGKLARTRLKELNNMRALRILSLPCSTGEEPYSIAMALLDAGLQPHQFKVDGMDVSPLSVEKARRALYGKNSFRGQDLDFRERHFFVEQDGHRVNENVREQVRLQVGNVLDPALLASEPAFDFVFCRNLLIYFDQPTQKQVFEVLKRLTHFDGVLFIGPAEGSLLGRLGMRSIGIPQSFAFSRHSEPHPEPLPTPKPITVPISQALRNPPPAPVVRNRPFAAVTPLPTVPKAANEDAATLLAHIAALANEGKSAEARAACEQYLRNHEPVAQVFYWLGLLSDVAGLTLEAQGFYRKALYLEPQHPEALMHLAALLQAQGDTAGARRLQERAARSGRTADSERKR